One Ostrea edulis chromosome 2, xbOstEdul1.1, whole genome shotgun sequence genomic region harbors:
- the LOC125680827 gene encoding NF-kappa-B inhibitor-like protein 1, giving the protein MDKKMCRKVKQLIKDGRPAKLKSYIKKHFIDIQHLQFSNGKTLLHYCCKYHDFNGYRFFTEEGVDVFVKDDCGNTALHIALKQALKTRASSEVNNFYSLIILPTLEQHPESLKWRNHEDVTCRDLLDQLKEKYEEPQCEDSHENWEDKLADEMDHECQEEWGRFSGGASKEEDFPESYDDWSKRMNSEYYRKRKHSSSLPSSSKKTKTEEEDFNSKLKKEREKMRKKYEENQKRAQQNYKKHKKDVYEKKWKTLSENIEIKQLHFSEIPWPFKDSVSEMEDFLFHDLTKSDIRKKYLRDQMKRWHPDKFLQKFGNHIVSTEREQVLQRVKQVSQELNQLLEKFK; this is encoded by the exons ATGGACAAAAAAATGTGTAGAAAGGTTAAACAATTAATTAAAGATGGTAGACCAGCCAAGTTGAAATCCTACATCaagaaacattttattgatatcCAACATCTTCAGTTCTCCAATGGGAAAACACTTCTACATTACTGCTGCAAATACCATGATTTTAATGGATATAG attttttacTGAAGAGGGAGTAGATGTGTTTGTTAAAGATGATTGTGGTAATACAGCCCTGCACATTGCCCTAAAACAGGCATTGAAAACTAGGGCAAGTTCTGAGGTTAATAATT tttatAGTCTGATTATCTTGCCTACCCTTGAGCAACATCCGGAGTCCCTGAAGTGGAGGAACCATGAGGATGTCACCTGCCGAGACCTTCTGGACCAGTTAAAGGAAAAATATGAAGAACCACAG TGTGAAGATAGCCATGAGAACTGGGAAGATAAACTTGCTGATGAGATGGATCACGAGTGCCAGGAGGAGTGGGGCAGGTTTTCAGGAG GTGCATCAAAAGAGGAAGACTTTCCTGAGAGCTATGATGATTGGTCAAAGAGAATGAACTCCGAATATTATAGAAAACGTAAGCACAGCTCATCTTTACCAAGCTCAAGcaagaaaacaaaaactgaGGAAGAAGACTTTAACTCTAAACTCAAAAAGGAAAGAgaaaaaatgaggaaaaaataTGAGGAAAATCAGAAAAGAGCACAACAAAATTACAAGAAACACAAGAAAGATGTGTATGAAAAGAAGTGGAAAACTCTATCTGAGAACATTGAGATAAAGCAGCTTCATTTCTCTGAAATTCCTTGGCCTTTCAAAGACAGTGTTAGTGAGATGGAAGACTTTCTCTTTCATGATTTAACTAAGAGTGATATTAGAAAGAAATATTTGAGGGACCAGATGAAGAGATGGCATCCTGATAAATTTTTGCAGAAATTTGGCAATCATATTGTATCTACAGAAAGAGAACAAGTTTTGCAAAGAGTGAAACAAGTTTCACAAGAATTGAATCAACTCTTGGAGAAATTTAAGTGA
- the LOC125681252 gene encoding F-box only protein 38-like isoform X2: protein MKGKRKTRCIPRGNSDGMETEIMRIEGDRDYFQSLSLEIICHILGYLPLRHVLRMDCMNHKLRDAVSMYLRIQKEIDMSERDIYGWMCDTLTDSTLTVFLKRCHDLESLYGFHPGFMTLRRQRGVDMLTLPGIIDALSECKNLKGIEISDVVLLHAMMDFFPQLEILGTFKNRNGTFPINCSSSLTLAENAKITSLHLNGIVIENLPKMYNLRHLQLRWVHFHESNPFNEFMAPKLQTFVMAHCSGPASAIKYVPLVASLASSRYLSRLELLRVPFLGGLIHHVVQDSWQMNAFRQLRCIRFGACRHALEMDLGFLIITAAQKVEEVSIQPSLTKDNLFVALVMADVTFPLFSTLHLGFVDSFPAPEKWDNEDLIVEGLANVSEAPAVITDIGMRAIGVCLPRIKHLDVYNCPHILRPTQWFTQGLACWEQLTDLTLRRCHALKLEDFCEFISTLSSLQTLHLEQMFKEPPKGCSRVGLSAGTGMGLSSAMLNQHYQNAPPANPVVNNNNVQNDGANQNEGEDAAPANQNNDVDDISDNQNIEKEVENADLDEELVKIDEANQGAVEQLDEASDEKLSQNKENDNFRQKGNNKDDTNMLDDGVNDINEKNKTDTVSTGMETVVLYPGKDHKEKECAYRGLIITESSNFDQDTKEYNQPCMQNISVPESDISDKNEEIMASPPPPPTLQMTENMESDCQENEKHPAVNESGEFSDVKSNHGIDDSTKIDIKMEDATSSPQMPEDTTTKQYENTGKALFSATSRMRPTRSCVKRHRHHVDKSDRPPDDQAPRNHNSSEMPSANRKRSATNQNLSERPVRGSCLNEDGTTKAKVLKTDNFQCSLCLCHQCKSEKQYSCRKRSKSRGSEGKRKSTCNCECHNDNKRNRLSNQGAEDEGSWKIEIENSGMNHAEDCEKQEYAETCHVKKEVHVEEEVEKVDKSCEAKPEEIRQTLSRTENSKTRKGKKGRRQLKQEPYEGPKSNMRDECTSTGDPVVEEDHIQILKIKSSSLISLSLNNVGITSLVLDECPQLSKLSEESLAYEVALQEETLEDGQVRRYNKALFLRPMHQIDKKNLEHLLFSSPDIHTDICIIYDYNDQACNSSYNHMRVFTWGEVLTPLASELIDVYSFPEWSRKDWKPQYPWGRDIFRMYERNGNLSRHEIVTDMTLMRILKEKPRLPENQIHRFDHARGIYCPNTKGHYSAYAALDSIMEEMADKWCTGMMVRRHSCVIYINLSDTNGSPTYDPDFS from the exons AtgaaaggaaaaagaaaaacaagatgcATTCCAAGAGGAAACTCTGATGGCATGGAAACCGAAATTATGCGAATTGAAGGCGATAGAGATTATTTTCAGAGCCTCTCACTAGAAATCATTTGCCATATTCTTGGATATTTACCTCTAAGACATGTATTGAGGATGGATTGTATGAACCACAAACTCAGAGATGCTGTGTCTATGTATTTACGTATCCAGAAAGAGATTGATATGTCAGAGAGGGATATATATGGCTGGATGTGTGACACCTTGACTGACAGCACTCTTACAGTGTTCTTGAAGCGGTGTCATGATTTAGAAAGCCTGTACGGATTTCACCCAGGCTTTATGACCTTAAGACGCCAGCGTGGTGTTGACATGCTCACGCTCCCAGGAATCATCGATGCTCTTTCAGAATGCAAAAATCTGAAAGGAATTGAGATATCAGATGTTGTTCTTCTACATGCAATGATGGACTTCTTTCCACAATTGGAAATTCTCGGAACATTCAAAAATAGAAATGGAACATTTCCTATCAATTGTTCATCTTCTCTAACATTAGCAGAGAATGCAAAGATCACATCATTGCATCTTAATGGCATCGTGATTGAAAACCTCCCAAAAATGTACAACTTAAGGCACCTGCAGCTGCGATGGGTACATTTTCACGAGTCTAATCCATTTAATGAGTTTATGGCACCAAAATTGCAAACATTTGTCATGGCTCATTGTTCAGGGCCAGCCAGTGCAATAAAATATGTCCCACTTGTTGCAAGTCTTGCAAGTTCCAGGTACCTTTCAAGACTTGAGCTGCTACGTGTTCCATTTCTTG GAGGCTTGATTCACCATGTAGTGCAAGACAGTTGGCAAATGAATGCCTTTCGTCAGTTGCGTTGTATCAGATTTGGAGCATGTCGCCATGCTTTGGAAATGGATTTAGGTTTCCTCATCATTACTGCAGCCCAAAA AGTAGAAGAAGTCAGTATCCAGCCATCTCTAACCAAAGATAACCTGTTTGTTGCATTAGTAATGGCTGATGTCACTTTTCCCTTGTTTTCTACATTACACCTAGGGTTTGTGGACTCCTTTCCAGCCCCAG AAAAATGGGACAATGAGGATCTTATTGTGGAAGGTCTGGCTAATGTATCTGAAGCTCCAGCAGTTATCACAGACATTGGAATGAGGGCAATAGGTGTATGTTTACCCAGAATCAAGCATCTGGATGTCTATAACTGTCCCCATATACTGAGACCAACTCAATGGTTCACACAAG GATTGGCATGCTGGGAACAGCTGACAGACCTGACACTCAGAAGATGCCATGCTCTGAAGCTTGAGGATTTTTGTGAATTTATTTCTACTCTTTCATCCTTACAAACTCTCCATCTAGAACAAATGTTCAAGGAACCACCAAAAGGGTGCTCAAG GGTTGGATTGAGTGCTGGAACAGGAATGGGACTCTCTTCTGCCATGCTAAATCAGCATTACCAGAATGCTCCTCCAGCAAACCCTGTAGTCAATAACAACAATGTACAGAATGATGgagccaatcaaaatgaaggAGAGGATGCTGCTCCAGCCAATCAAAATAATGATGTGGATGATATCTCAGATAATCAGAACATTGAAAAGGAGGTAGAGAATGCTGACCTTGATGAAGAATTGGTTAAGATTGATGAAGCTAATCAAGGTGCTGTAGAACAGTTAGATGAAGCTTCAGATGAAAAACTGTCACAAAATAAAGAGAATGATAATTTCAGACAGAAGGGAAATAATAAAGATGACACAAATATGTTAGATGATGGTGTAAATGACATAAAtgagaaaaacaaaacagacaCTGTTTCCACTGGGATGGAGACTGTGGTTCTTTATCCTGGTAAAGATCACAAAGAAAAAGAGTGTGCTTACAGAGGACTCATCATAACAGAGTCTTCTAACTTTGATCAGGATACAAAAGAGTACAATCAACCTTGCATGCAGAACATTTCTGTGCCAGAGTCTGAcatttctgataaaaatgagGAGATAATGgcctcaccaccaccaccaccaacacTACAGATGACAGAGAATATGGAATCAGATTGTCAAGAAAATGAGAAACACCCTGCAGTGAATGAGAGTGGAGAATTTTCTGATGTCAAATCTAATCATGGAATAGATGACTCaacaaaaattgatattaaaatgGAGGATGCCACTAGCAGTCCTCAAATGCCCGAAGATACAACTACCAAACAATATGAAAACACAGGAAAGGCTTTGTTTTCAGCTACCTCTAGAATGAGGCCAACTAGAAGTTGTGTGAAGCGTCACAGACATCACGTTGACAAATCTGACAGACCACCGGATGACCAAGCACCACGAAACCACAATTCATCAGAGATGCCTTCTGCAAACAGGAAGAGATCGGCCACAAACCAGAATCTATCTGAAAGACCTGTAAGAGGATCTTGTTTAAATGAGGATGGTACTACCAAAGCTAAAGTTTTGAAGACAGACAATTTTCAATGCTCATTATGTTTGTGCCACCAATGTAAAAGTGAGAAACAGTACTCTTGTAGAAAAAGATCAAAAAGTCGGGGATCTGAAGGAAAGAGGAAGTCCACTTGTAATTGTGAGTGCCATAATGATAACAAAAGAAACAGATTGAGCAATCAAGGGGCTGAAGATGAAGGAAGTTGGAAGATTGAGATAGAAAACAGTGGCATGAATCACGCAGAGGATTGTGAAAAACAAGAATATGCTGAAACATGCCATGTGAAGAAGGAAGTGCATGTAGAAGAGGAAGTAGAAAAGGTTGACAAATCTTGTGAGGCCAAGCCAGAGGAAATCAGACAAACACTGTCAAGAACAGAGAATTCCAAGACGAGAAAAG GAAAGAAAGGAAGAAGACAACTAAAACAAGAACCTTATGAAGGTCCAAAGTCCAACATGAGAGATGAGTGCACAAGCACTGGAGATCCTGTTGTGGAGGAAGATCACATACAG aTTCTGAAAATCAAATCGAGTTCTCTGATTTCACTCTCTCTGAACAATGTCGGAATCACTAGTTTGGTTCTGGATGAGTGCCCACAACTGAGTAAATTATCAG AAGAGAGCCTGGCTTATGAAGTGGCACTTCAGGAGGAAACACTTGAAGATGGCCAGGTTCGAAGATATAACAAAGCCTTGTTTCTTAGGCCAATGCATCAG aTTGATAAGAAGAACTTGGAGCACCTGCTGTTTTCCAGTCCTGATATTCATACcgatatttgtattatatatgattataatgaCCAGGCCTGTAATAGCTCCTACAATCACATGAGAGTATTCACATGGGGAGAAGTTCTTACACCTTTAGCCAG TGAGCTGATAGATGTGTACAGTTTTCCAGAATGGAGCAGAAAAGACTGGAAACCTCAGTATCCTTGGGGACGGGATATTTTCCGGATGTATG
- the LOC125681252 gene encoding F-box only protein 38-like isoform X1 produces the protein MKGKRKTRCIPRGNSDGMETEIMRIEGDRDYFQSLSLEIICHILGYLPLRHVLRMDCMNHKLRDAVSMYLRIQKEIDMSERDIYGWMCDTLTDSTLTVFLKRCHDLESLYGFHPGFMTLRRQRGVDMLTLPGIIDALSECKNLKGIEISDVVLLHAMMDFFPQLEILGTFKNRNGTFPINCSSSLTLAENAKITSLHLNGIVIENLPKMYNLRHLQLRWVHFHESNPFNEFMAPKLQTFVMAHCSGPASAIKYVPLVASLASSRYLSRLELLRVPFLGGLIHHVVQDSWQMNAFRQLRCIRFGACRHALEMDLGFLIITAAQKVEEVSIQPSLTKDNLFVALVMADVTFPLFSTLHLGFVDSFPAPEKWDNEDLIVEGLANVSEAPAVITDIGMRAIGVCLPRIKHLDVYNCPHILRPTQWFTQGLACWEQLTDLTLRRCHALKLEDFCEFISTLSSLQTLHLEQMFKEPPKGCSRVGLSAGTGMGLSSAMLNQHYQNAPPANPVVNNNNVQNDGANQNEGEDAAPANQNNDVDDISDNQNIEKEVENADLDEELVKIDEANQGAVEQLDEASDEKLSQNKENDNFRQKGNNKDDTNMLDDGVNDINEKNKTDTVSTGMETVVLYPGKDHKEKECAYRGLIITESSNFDQDTKEYNQPCMQNISVPESDISDKNEEIMASPPPPPTLQMTENMESDCQENEKHPAVNESGEFSDVKSNHGIDDSTKIDIKMEDATSSPQMPEDTTTKQYENTGKALFSATSRMRPTRSCVKRHRHHVDKSDRPPDDQAPRNHNSSEMPSANRKRSATNQNLSERPVRGSCLNEDGTTKAKVLKTDNFQCSLCLCHQCKSEKQYSCRKRSKSRGSEGKRKSTCNCECHNDNKRNRLSNQGAEDEGSWKIEIENSGMNHAEDCEKQEYAETCHVKKEVHVEEEVEKVDKSCEAKPEEIRQTLSRTENSKTRKGKKGRRQLKQEPYEGPKSNMRDECTSTGDPVVEEDHIQILKIKSSSLISLSLNNVGITSLVLDECPQLSKLSGHACRVLKEVKLNAVPKIHKVDFTHCAKLSEESLAYEVALQEETLEDGQVRRYNKALFLRPMHQIDKKNLEHLLFSSPDIHTDICIIYDYNDQACNSSYNHMRVFTWGEVLTPLASELIDVYSFPEWSRKDWKPQYPWGRDIFRMYERNGNLSRHEIVTDMTLMRILKEKPRLPENQIHRFDHARGIYCPNTKGHYSAYAALDSIMEEMADKWCTGMMVRRHSCVIYINLSDTNGSPTYDPDFS, from the exons AtgaaaggaaaaagaaaaacaagatgcATTCCAAGAGGAAACTCTGATGGCATGGAAACCGAAATTATGCGAATTGAAGGCGATAGAGATTATTTTCAGAGCCTCTCACTAGAAATCATTTGCCATATTCTTGGATATTTACCTCTAAGACATGTATTGAGGATGGATTGTATGAACCACAAACTCAGAGATGCTGTGTCTATGTATTTACGTATCCAGAAAGAGATTGATATGTCAGAGAGGGATATATATGGCTGGATGTGTGACACCTTGACTGACAGCACTCTTACAGTGTTCTTGAAGCGGTGTCATGATTTAGAAAGCCTGTACGGATTTCACCCAGGCTTTATGACCTTAAGACGCCAGCGTGGTGTTGACATGCTCACGCTCCCAGGAATCATCGATGCTCTTTCAGAATGCAAAAATCTGAAAGGAATTGAGATATCAGATGTTGTTCTTCTACATGCAATGATGGACTTCTTTCCACAATTGGAAATTCTCGGAACATTCAAAAATAGAAATGGAACATTTCCTATCAATTGTTCATCTTCTCTAACATTAGCAGAGAATGCAAAGATCACATCATTGCATCTTAATGGCATCGTGATTGAAAACCTCCCAAAAATGTACAACTTAAGGCACCTGCAGCTGCGATGGGTACATTTTCACGAGTCTAATCCATTTAATGAGTTTATGGCACCAAAATTGCAAACATTTGTCATGGCTCATTGTTCAGGGCCAGCCAGTGCAATAAAATATGTCCCACTTGTTGCAAGTCTTGCAAGTTCCAGGTACCTTTCAAGACTTGAGCTGCTACGTGTTCCATTTCTTG GAGGCTTGATTCACCATGTAGTGCAAGACAGTTGGCAAATGAATGCCTTTCGTCAGTTGCGTTGTATCAGATTTGGAGCATGTCGCCATGCTTTGGAAATGGATTTAGGTTTCCTCATCATTACTGCAGCCCAAAA AGTAGAAGAAGTCAGTATCCAGCCATCTCTAACCAAAGATAACCTGTTTGTTGCATTAGTAATGGCTGATGTCACTTTTCCCTTGTTTTCTACATTACACCTAGGGTTTGTGGACTCCTTTCCAGCCCCAG AAAAATGGGACAATGAGGATCTTATTGTGGAAGGTCTGGCTAATGTATCTGAAGCTCCAGCAGTTATCACAGACATTGGAATGAGGGCAATAGGTGTATGTTTACCCAGAATCAAGCATCTGGATGTCTATAACTGTCCCCATATACTGAGACCAACTCAATGGTTCACACAAG GATTGGCATGCTGGGAACAGCTGACAGACCTGACACTCAGAAGATGCCATGCTCTGAAGCTTGAGGATTTTTGTGAATTTATTTCTACTCTTTCATCCTTACAAACTCTCCATCTAGAACAAATGTTCAAGGAACCACCAAAAGGGTGCTCAAG GGTTGGATTGAGTGCTGGAACAGGAATGGGACTCTCTTCTGCCATGCTAAATCAGCATTACCAGAATGCTCCTCCAGCAAACCCTGTAGTCAATAACAACAATGTACAGAATGATGgagccaatcaaaatgaaggAGAGGATGCTGCTCCAGCCAATCAAAATAATGATGTGGATGATATCTCAGATAATCAGAACATTGAAAAGGAGGTAGAGAATGCTGACCTTGATGAAGAATTGGTTAAGATTGATGAAGCTAATCAAGGTGCTGTAGAACAGTTAGATGAAGCTTCAGATGAAAAACTGTCACAAAATAAAGAGAATGATAATTTCAGACAGAAGGGAAATAATAAAGATGACACAAATATGTTAGATGATGGTGTAAATGACATAAAtgagaaaaacaaaacagacaCTGTTTCCACTGGGATGGAGACTGTGGTTCTTTATCCTGGTAAAGATCACAAAGAAAAAGAGTGTGCTTACAGAGGACTCATCATAACAGAGTCTTCTAACTTTGATCAGGATACAAAAGAGTACAATCAACCTTGCATGCAGAACATTTCTGTGCCAGAGTCTGAcatttctgataaaaatgagGAGATAATGgcctcaccaccaccaccaccaacacTACAGATGACAGAGAATATGGAATCAGATTGTCAAGAAAATGAGAAACACCCTGCAGTGAATGAGAGTGGAGAATTTTCTGATGTCAAATCTAATCATGGAATAGATGACTCaacaaaaattgatattaaaatgGAGGATGCCACTAGCAGTCCTCAAATGCCCGAAGATACAACTACCAAACAATATGAAAACACAGGAAAGGCTTTGTTTTCAGCTACCTCTAGAATGAGGCCAACTAGAAGTTGTGTGAAGCGTCACAGACATCACGTTGACAAATCTGACAGACCACCGGATGACCAAGCACCACGAAACCACAATTCATCAGAGATGCCTTCTGCAAACAGGAAGAGATCGGCCACAAACCAGAATCTATCTGAAAGACCTGTAAGAGGATCTTGTTTAAATGAGGATGGTACTACCAAAGCTAAAGTTTTGAAGACAGACAATTTTCAATGCTCATTATGTTTGTGCCACCAATGTAAAAGTGAGAAACAGTACTCTTGTAGAAAAAGATCAAAAAGTCGGGGATCTGAAGGAAAGAGGAAGTCCACTTGTAATTGTGAGTGCCATAATGATAACAAAAGAAACAGATTGAGCAATCAAGGGGCTGAAGATGAAGGAAGTTGGAAGATTGAGATAGAAAACAGTGGCATGAATCACGCAGAGGATTGTGAAAAACAAGAATATGCTGAAACATGCCATGTGAAGAAGGAAGTGCATGTAGAAGAGGAAGTAGAAAAGGTTGACAAATCTTGTGAGGCCAAGCCAGAGGAAATCAGACAAACACTGTCAAGAACAGAGAATTCCAAGACGAGAAAAG GAAAGAAAGGAAGAAGACAACTAAAACAAGAACCTTATGAAGGTCCAAAGTCCAACATGAGAGATGAGTGCACAAGCACTGGAGATCCTGTTGTGGAGGAAGATCACATACAG aTTCTGAAAATCAAATCGAGTTCTCTGATTTCACTCTCTCTGAACAATGTCGGAATCACTAGTTTGGTTCTGGATGAGTGCCCACAACTGAGTAAATTATCAG GTCATGCATGCAGGGTTTTAAAGGAAGTGAAACTCAATGCTGTGCCAAAAATTCATAAAGTAGACTTTACTCATTGTGCGAAACTTTCAGAAGAGAGCCTGGCTTATGAAGTGGCACTTCAGGAGGAAACACTTGAAGATGGCCAGGTTCGAAGATATAACAAAGCCTTGTTTCTTAGGCCAATGCATCAG aTTGATAAGAAGAACTTGGAGCACCTGCTGTTTTCCAGTCCTGATATTCATACcgatatttgtattatatatgattataatgaCCAGGCCTGTAATAGCTCCTACAATCACATGAGAGTATTCACATGGGGAGAAGTTCTTACACCTTTAGCCAG TGAGCTGATAGATGTGTACAGTTTTCCAGAATGGAGCAGAAAAGACTGGAAACCTCAGTATCCTTGGGGACGGGATATTTTCCGGATGTATG